DNA sequence from the Prolixibacter sp. SD074 genome:
TCCCGGTCCCGCCGGTTACATATATCATTAACGAATTCTTTTTATTTAAAGAGAACAAACCATAAAGATTGTATGTGATTTTGAGAAAACCAATCAATGCCCCTATGGGTTCAAAAATTAATTGTTCTTTTTCCGAGTTTATCAGACAACTCCTTCTCTACCTGTTTCAGATTCTGAATATTGCGTTGCAAATCGGCAATTCGTTCAAAATTATCACTTTTAGCAGCATCCTTCATCTCCTCAATTGCCTGATTAGTTAAAAAACGAACCATCCGGAGCTTATACTCCTGCAATACCCTGGGCACCAAAACATACAATATATCATGCTCCTCTTCGACGTAACTTCCCTGCTTTTTCCAAAACTGGCTTTCAGTATATTTTTCCGAAAGGATATTTGAACAAACCTGGCTGACAGACGAATCGGGATGTTGAACAAAGTAACGTAACGGGTCAAATCCCTCTTCACCAAAGTGTTCATCGCACTCCTCGAAGACTTTCCGGTTAACCGGATCAACCGATTCGATACCATCGGCTTGTAGTTCCGACAGAAAATAATCGGCCACGGTAATTTCTTCGCTTTCGCCTTCATCGTTCTCCACCTCGTAGAGTATCTGATCGCCGTACTTCAGCATCATGCGCAACACTTCGCGCTCTTCGATGGCACACGGATTATTGACAGGACCGGCCTCCTTCTTCACTTCAACAACCGGAGTTTCCGGAATATTTTCGCGCCGAACCTGGTCTCGCTGTTCCCGTCGGAACATCTCATCATCGCGCTTGCGCTTCAGCTTCCTCAACTCCTCGTAAAGCACCTCCTCACGCACATTCATCAAACGGCTACACTCTTTCAGGTACTCCGCCCTGACAATTCCGTCCGGGATAACCGAAACTGAACGTACAATATCGGTCGTTACACGGGCCCGTGTAACCGGATCGTTTTCGGTCCCCACTAACAGCAATTGCGTTTTGAATTTGATAAAATCCGTTTCGTTTTCAGTGATATATTGCTGCAATTCAGAAGAGCCCATCGAACGCGAAAAGGAATCCGGGTCTTCGCCTTCCGGCAGCGGAAGTACTTTCACATTCAGGCCTTCTTCCAGCACCAAATCGATTCCCCGCAGAGATGCTTTGATACCGGCCTGGTCTCCATCATAAATAATGGTAATGTTATTGGTAAACCGGCGAATCAACCTGATTTGATCTATCGTGAGTGAAGTGCCTGATGAAGCCACTACATTCTCAATTCCCGACTGATGCATCGCAATCACATCGGTATATCCTTCGACCAGGTAACTCTTATCATTTTGTATGATGCTGCGTTTCGCCTGGTAAATTCCATACAACACCCGGCTTTTGTGGTAAATATCCGATTCCGGCGAGTTCAGGTACTTGGCAATTTTCTTGTCCTGCGAAAGTGTTCGCCCACCAAAGGCAATCACCCGGCCAGATACGCCATGAATGGGAAACATCACGCGCCCGCTAAACCGATCCCGAATCCAGTCTTCCCGTTTAATTGTCAGGCCCGTTTTTTCCAGGTACTTCATCTCATACCCGGACTTTAGCGCTTCCTGTGTAAAATTATCGTTCCCGGCCGGGCAATACCCCAGTTCAAATTTTCGAACCATATCGTCACGCAATCCGCGTTCGCGGAAATAACCCAACGCAGCTATCCGGCCTTCGTTGCTGTCCCAAAGCTGGCTTGTAAAATATTTTTGGGCAAAGGAGGTAACAATCATCTGGCTCTCCCGATCATTCCGCGCCTGAATGTCTTCGGGCGTTTCCACCCGTTCATTCACCTCAATGTTGTACTTTTTTGCCAACCACTTCAGGGCCTCCACGTAGGAAAGATGCTCGTGCTCCATCACAAAGTTGACCACACTTCCGCCTTTTCCACAGCCAAAGCA
Encoded proteins:
- the dnaG gene encoding DNA primase, with the translated sequence MIDQGTIQRILDSSEIVDVVGDFVTLKRRGTNFIGLCPFHNEKTPSFNVSPSKGIYKCFGCGKGGSVVNFVMEHEHLSYVEALKWLAKKYNIEVNERVETPEDIQARNDRESQMIVTSFAQKYFTSQLWDSNEGRIAALGYFRERGLRDDMVRKFELGYCPAGNDNFTQEALKSGYEMKYLEKTGLTIKREDWIRDRFSGRVMFPIHGVSGRVIAFGGRTLSQDKKIAKYLNSPESDIYHKSRVLYGIYQAKRSIIQNDKSYLVEGYTDVIAMHQSGIENVVASSGTSLTIDQIRLIRRFTNNITIIYDGDQAGIKASLRGIDLVLEEGLNVKVLPLPEGEDPDSFSRSMGSSELQQYITENETDFIKFKTQLLLVGTENDPVTRARVTTDIVRSVSVIPDGIVRAEYLKECSRLMNVREEVLYEELRKLKRKRDDEMFRREQRDQVRRENIPETPVVEVKKEAGPVNNPCAIEEREVLRMMLKYGDQILYEVENDEGESEEITVADYFLSELQADGIESVDPVNRKVFEECDEHFGEEGFDPLRYFVQHPDSSVSQVCSNILSEKYTESQFWKKQGSYVEEEHDILYVLVPRVLQEYKLRMVRFLTNQAIEEMKDAAKSDNFERIADLQRNIQNLKQVEKELSDKLGKRTINF